In the genome of Mycteria americana isolate JAX WOST 10 ecotype Jacksonville Zoo and Gardens chromosome 7, USCA_MyAme_1.0, whole genome shotgun sequence, one region contains:
- the LOC142412616 gene encoding complement factor H-related protein 1-like: MTGASTVACQNGTWTELPKCKGKGGKCGPPPVIENGDLLSFPMQEYPQGTTLEYKCPSLYVLEGSQYITCTDGQWTSPPVCLVACAASEEDMGRNNVELKWVTGRKLYVRSGDVIEFQCKRGYLEDPASSPFRAQCMEGMLEYPRCKPGRNCTVHQSAMERNNIQLPSSSRSSTSIYRSGDYISFECKWWYRPVSHSGKVRAECLDGVINYPTCEWYFG; this comes from the exons ATGACGGGGGCCTCCACCGTAGCGTGTCAGAATGGCACCTGGACAGAGCTGCCAAAGTGCAAAG GGAAAGGTGGGAAATGTGGCCCGCCTCCAGTTATTGAAAATGGagaccttctttccttccccatgcAAGAATATCCACAAGGTACAACTCTGGAATACAAATGCCCAAGTCTCTATGTCCTGGAAGGATCTCAGTACATCACCTGTACTGATGGGCAGTGGACAAGCCCCCCAGTTTGCCTCG tgGCCTGTGCAGCATCTGAAGAAGACATGGGCAGAAACAATGTTGAGCTGAAATGGGTCACAGGAAGAAAGCTGTATGTCAGATCGGGTGACGTTAttgaatttcagtgtaaaagaggGTATTTGGAGGACCCAGCCTCTTCCCCATTCAGAGCACAGTGTATGGAGGGGATGTTAGAATATCCACGGTGCAAGCCAGGAA GGAACTGTACAGTGCATCAGAGCGCTATGGAAAGGAACAATATTCAACTACCGTCATCAAGCCGGTCGAGCACTTCCATCTATCGCTCTGGGGATTATATTTCCTTTGAATGCAAATGGTGGTACCGACCAGTTTCACACTCTGGGAAAGTTAGAGCAGAGTGCCTGGATGGAGTGATTAATTATCCTACATGTGAAT GGTACTTTGGATAA
- the LOC142413107 gene encoding complement factor H-related protein 1-like has product MTGASTVACQNGTWTELPKCKGKGGKCGPPPVIENGDLLSFPMQEYPQGTTLEYKCPSLYVLEGSQYITCTDGQWTSPPVCLGRLKHVLLACAASEEDMGRNNVELKWVTGRKLYVRSGDVIEFQCKRGYLEDPASSPFRAQCTEGTIEYPRCKPGNETCGPPPEVAGGKVQGVKKSRYLPGESARYQCWQGFEMTGASTVACQNGTWTELPKCKGKGGKCGPPPVIENGDLLSFPMQEYPQGTTLEYKCPSLYVLEGSQYITCTDGQWTSPPVCLVACAASEEDMGRNNVELKWVPERKLYVRSGDVIEFQCKRGYLEDPASSPFRAQCMEGTIEYPRCKPGRNCTVRQSAMERNNIQLPSSSRSSTSIYRSGDYISFECKWWYRPVSHSGKVRAECLDGVVNYPTCERFFG; this is encoded by the exons ATGACGGGGGCCTCCACCGTAGCGTGTCAGAATGGCACCTGGACAGAGCTGCCAAAGTGCAAAG GGAAAGGTGGGAAATGTGGCCCGCCTCCAGTTATTGAAAATGGagaccttctttccttccccatgcAAGAATATCCACAAGGTACAACTCTGGAATACAAATGCCCAAGTCTCTATGTCCTGGAAGGATCTCAGTACATCACCTGTACTGATGGGCAGTGGACAAGCCCCCCAGTTTGCCTCGGTAGGTTGAAGCATGTGCTGT tgGCCTGTGCAGCATCTGAAGAAGACATGGGCAGAAACAATGTTGAGCTGAAATGGGTCACAGGAAGAAAGCTGTATGTCAGATCGGGTGACGTTAttgaatttcagtgtaaaagaggGTATTTGGAGGACCCAGCCTCTTCCCCATTCAGAGCACAGTGTACAGAAGGGACGATAGAATATCCACGGTGCAAGCCAGGAA ATGAGACGTGTGGACCTCCTCCAGAAGTTGCTGGTGGTAAAGTTCAAGGTGTTAAAAAGTCAAGGTATTTGCCTGGGGAAAGTGCTCGCTATCAGTGCTGGCAAGGTTTTGAGATGACGGGGGCCTCCACCGTAGCGTGTCAGAATGGCACCTGGACAGAGCTGCCAAAGTGCAA AGGGAAAGGTGGGAAATGTGGCCCGCCTCCAGTTATTGAAAATGGagaccttctttccttccccatgcAAGAATATCCACAAGGTACAACTCTGGAATACAAATGCCCAAGTCTCTATGTCCTGGAAGGATCTCAGTACATCACCTGTACTGATGGGCAGTGGACAAGCCCCCCAGTTTGCCTCG tgGCCTGTGCAGCATCTGAAGAAGACATGGGCAGAAACAATGTTGAGCTGAAATGGGTCCCAGAAAGAAAGCTGTATGTCAGATCGGGTGACGTTAttgaatttcagtgtaaaagaggGTATTTGGAGGACCCAGCCTCTTCCCCATTCAGAGCACAGTGTATGGAGGGGACGATAGAATATCCACGGTGCAAGCCAGGAA GGAACTGTACAGTGCGTCAGAGCGCTATGGAAAGGAACAATATTCAACTACCGTCATCAAGCCGGTCGAGCACTTCCATCTATCGCTCTGGGGATTATATTTCCTTTGAATGCAAATGGTGGTACCGACCAGTTTCACACTCTGGGAAAGTTAGAGCAGAGTGCCTGGATGGAGTGGTTAATTATCCTACATGTGAAC GGTTCTTTGGATAA